The nucleotide window GATCAGCACGGTCAGCAGGTATAACGAGAGATTCATGACCAGACTCCTGAATAGGCCTTCAGTGTCCAACGTGCCCCCCTTTTGCACTTGCATAAACTTGCGCTTTTGTCGGCCGCCGGGCTGGCAGGCCAACGTCTACGGAGTAGGATGCAAGGCGTTGGAGAGAACCGATCATGGCCGCACTGGAAACGCTGCAAGTCTTTCAAGCCCTCAACCGCTCGCCCAATGCTCGCCTGGAGCACAGCGCCGAGCTCGGTGACGGTATGGCTGCAGCCTTGTGGAACAACCACCACGACGCCCAGGACTACGAAGCGCCGAGCCATCACACCTTGTCGTGCTACATCGCCGGCGGCACCGGCACCTTTCGCCGCGATCAGCCCGGCAACAAGGGCGGCCCGGACAAGCTGTGCATTCTGCCGGCCGACCATCAGTCCGGCTGGGTGATCAACGGCGACATTCGCCTGGCCCACCTGTATTTCAGCGCCGAACAATATGCCCTTGGTTGCGTCACGCTACTGGATCGCGAACCCCGGGAATTACAGTTGCACGAGCGCACGTTCCTCGAAGACCCGCAGCAGGCCCGGCGCTTTCGGCAGTTGATCGCCCTCAACTGGGACGAACCGGGCGAACGCCTGCTCACCAGCAGCCTGGCCCACGAGATGCTCAGCCATACGTTGCTCAGCCAGGTCGGCGTGCGTCAGGGCTTGCGCCTCAAGGGCGGATTGGCCGCGCACCAGCGGCGGCGGTTGGTGGAGTTCATCGACAGTCAGTTGGCCGAAGCGATCAGCCTCGGACAGTTGGCGGCGTTGTGTGCGCTGTCGGAATATCATTTTGCGCGGATGTTTCGTGTGAGCTTCGGGCTGCCGCCGCATCAGTATGTGTTGGCGCGGCGACTGAGTCGGGCGCGGGAGTTATTGCGCGGGACGTCGCGGCCATTGGGGGAGATTGCATTGGCCTGCGGGTTTGCCAGTGCGAGTCATTTCACCAACCGGTTTCGGCAGGCTTTGGGAGGAGCGCCGGGAGAATATCGGCAGGCGTTTTTGCGGTAGCGCGGCAGTCCTGAGGTTTTTCGGTGCCTGTACAGCCGCCTTCGCGAGCAAGCCCGCTCCCACAGGTTCCGTACCTGTTGACTGGCATTGGAACACGCCCAGGAATCACTAAATCCAGAAACAAGAACGGGCCTGCAATGCAGGCCCGTTTTTTTAGTGGGAAGGTAAAAGCAGCCTCAGGCCTCAGCCGTTGAGCGCAGCCTGTTCGTTCTCGAGAAATTCTTCTTCCAGCAGGACGTCAGCATGAGCGCCCCTCTCGAACGGCACGACAGCGGCACGTGGTTTGCCGCGTAATTTGCCAAACATATGCTCCAGCGCATGTTCAAGTTTTTCGGCCGCCCCGTCGATCGCCAGTTCCAGGGAGTCGGCTTTATGGGTAACGGAAATCGGCTGGTGGCCTTTTGGCCGCGCTTCCAGCTGGCAGCGTATGTCATGGGGGCCCGGCTTGTCGCCGTTCTCGTCCCGCAGATGGACCTCGACGCGGGTCAGGTCCTCTTCATAACGTTCGAGCGTGCTCTCAATGGTAGTACGTACCCACTCCTCCAGTCGTTTACTGCTTTGAATATGGTTATCGCTATTGACTTGGATTTGCATAGTTCATCCCTTATTTCAGCTAGCTCGCGAGAGGCCGGTCAGTTAGCCCTTGGGCGTCATCACCGTGACCTCTTGGTTACACAATCGGTGTGTACGCTGGATAATTCAACCCCTAAAAAAAGATAAATATTCATACGTAAAAAAAGCCGGACAACGGGCAAAAGCGCTGTTAATGTCGGGAGTTCGGTCGCCCCTGCTTGATGTCTTAGCTGCTCACATCTGCCGCTCCGCCAGCGGGTGCAGACTACGAAATATCCCCGCCTCCTCCACCAGCCAGTCATGCACCGCGCGTACGCTCGGATGGCTCAGCGCGCCCGGTGCATAGAGCAGCACGTAACGCTTGTGATTCGGCACCGCCAAGCCAAACGGCACGATCAACGTCCCGCGTTCCAGTTCGTCATTGAGCAGCGTGCGCCGCGCAATCGCCACGCCCATCCCGGCAATTGCCGCTTCGATGGTCAGGTGATTGCGATTGAAGGTATGCCCGCGCCGTACATCCGCGCCTTCGAAGCCGATGGCGTTGAGATAAAACTCCCATTCCGCGTACTCGTAACTGCCGCGCCAGGCGGTGATGTCGTGCAGTAGCGGAAAATGCATCAGGTCTGCCGGGCCGTGCAGCGGCGGGCGCCCGCGCAACAGGCTCGGGGCACACACCGGAAAGATTTGTTCGTCCAGCAAGGCTGTGGATAACAATCCGGGATAACTGCCGTCGTTCAGATCGATCGCCAGATCGAAGTCGCCTTCGTGCAACGAGACGCTGCTGTCCTCAGCCACCAAACGCAGTTGGATATCCGGAAAACGCTGCTGCAAACGTGGCAGGCGCGGAGTCAGCCATTTGCTCAGGAACGACGGGATCGAGCGCACCCGCAGAATCCCGCTGATCATTCCCGCATCCAATCGTCGCAATTCTGCGTCGATGCTGCCGTAGGCCTCGTTGACAGTGATGGCCAGTCGCTGGCCTTCAGCGCTCAATTCCACGCCACGGGCGCGCCGATGAAACAGGCGAAAACCCAGCCGCTCTTCCAGTTGCCGAATTTGCTGACTGACCGCCCCCGGCGTGATGTGCAGTTCTTCGGCGCAGCGGGTGAAGGACAAGTGCCGCGCGGCACAGGAAAACACGTGCAGCCAGACGTAAGTCTGGGCATGCAATTGGCGACTCATCGTTTAGTCCTGCTAAAGGCTTTCTTAGGAAGTTTCGTTGGTCACGTAGGACCGAGGTAGGCAGTATCGCCGACATTGCGCTTGTCCTACAAAAATGGCAGCGATTTCTCTTCCATTGCTTGTATAGGCTTTAGCATGGCTATCAGTGTTTTCGATCTCTTCAAAGTCGGCATCGGTCCGTCCAGTTCCCACACCGTCGGCCCGATGCGCGCCGCCGCGACCTTCGCCCAAGCCCTGATCGATCAAGCTTTGCTGGACGACGTACGGCGGGTAGAAATCCGACTCTATGGTTCGCTTTCGGCCACCGGCGTCGGCCATGCCACCGACCGTGCCTGTATCATGGGCCTGATGGGCGAATGGCCGGACAGCATCGATCCCACGTCCATCGACAGCCGAATCCAAACCTTGCGTGAGACCGGCGAACTGAGTCTGGCAGGTCAATCGATCATCCC belongs to Pseudomonas sp. B21-015 and includes:
- a CDS encoding helix-turn-helix domain-containing protein, which codes for MAALETLQVFQALNRSPNARLEHSAELGDGMAAALWNNHHDAQDYEAPSHHTLSCYIAGGTGTFRRDQPGNKGGPDKLCILPADHQSGWVINGDIRLAHLYFSAEQYALGCVTLLDREPRELQLHERTFLEDPQQARRFRQLIALNWDEPGERLLTSSLAHEMLSHTLLSQVGVRQGLRLKGGLAAHQRRRLVEFIDSQLAEAISLGQLAALCALSEYHFARMFRVSFGLPPHQYVLARRLSRARELLRGTSRPLGEIALACGFASASHFTNRFRQALGGAPGEYRQAFLR
- a CDS encoding LysR substrate-binding domain-containing protein, yielding MSRQLHAQTYVWLHVFSCAARHLSFTRCAEELHITPGAVSQQIRQLEERLGFRLFHRRARGVELSAEGQRLAITVNEAYGSIDAELRRLDAGMISGILRVRSIPSFLSKWLTPRLPRLQQRFPDIQLRLVAEDSSVSLHEGDFDLAIDLNDGSYPGLLSTALLDEQIFPVCAPSLLRGRPPLHGPADLMHFPLLHDITAWRGSYEYAEWEFYLNAIGFEGADVRRGHTFNRNHLTIEAAIAGMGVAIARRTLLNDELERGTLIVPFGLAVPNHKRYVLLYAPGALSHPSVRAVHDWLVEEAGIFRSLHPLAERQM
- a CDS encoding HPF/RaiA family ribosome-associated protein, which translates into the protein MQIQVNSDNHIQSSKRLEEWVRTTIESTLERYEEDLTRVEVHLRDENGDKPGPHDIRCQLEARPKGHQPISVTHKADSLELAIDGAAEKLEHALEHMFGKLRGKPRAAVVPFERGAHADVLLEEEFLENEQAALNG